In the genome of Natronomonas salina, the window GCGTCGCCCGCCGCTTCCTGGAGGAGGAGTTCCAGCTCGTGCAGCCGATGCTCTCGACCTCCTCGTGCTGCTCGTCGAGGATGCGACCGCAGACCTTCTTGGTGTTCGTCGACGGTCGCGGTTCGAGCGTCACCTTCGTCTCGAGGGACTCGCTCTCCCAGACGAAGGGGACGCCCGGGTGGTCCTCGACGAGTTCCTCCTGCCCGTAGATGTACCCCCGCCCGTCCATCGAGAAGTACGTGATCTCCCCGGTGGAGTCCGACTGGGTCATCGCTTCGGTCTGGAGCGAAGCTGGCTGCTGGCCCGCCTGGGACGCGTCGGCGTGGAGTGCAGTGGCCACTGGCGCGACGGTCAGGCCCGCGAGGAAAGCGAGGACCAGCAGCGTTCCCAGTATTCGTTTCATCGTTCGCTACTCCGGTGTATACGGGTAGTACTGGTGTCAGACCTTAAACTAATCGGAACGGGGCTAGTCGAAGCGGGTCGGCTCGGCGGCCGCGTTCATCGAGTGCTGATCGCGAGCGCGGAGAGCATGGCGACGGCGAGGACGCCGACGACGAAGGTCGAGGCGACGCCGGCCGCCTGCAGGAGGATCGCGACCATGCCGCCCCCACCGAAGCCCGAGAGCGCCGGAACGAGCGAGTCGTTCGTCGAACTCGAGGACTCCGTGCGCGTGGTCGTCTCGAGGTAGTCCTCGAACTCGTCGATGAGCGGTGTCGTGGTGATCTGTCCGCGGCTCTGGTTGTAGTCGATTACGCCCGCGCGGTCGAGTTGCGGAAGGTGCGACTGGTACAGCGTGATGTAGACGCGCTGGCGCTCGTCCGTGTGGAGCTGGTCGACGCTCTTGTCGTACTCCTCGGCCGCGACCGCTTCCGCCAGCGTTCGCATCCGCACGGGTTCCGATTCGGCATCCAGAAGGTACCGCAGTGCGCGACGGCGACGCTCGCTCTTGAGCAGGTGGAAGAGCTCGTCCTTCTCAAGGGTCGACTGCTCGTCCACGTCGTTCTCGGCGTCCGCCTGAGCAGAGACGTCCTCGTCGTCGATTGTTGTCGTCGTTGCACTCATTGCGACCGTCCCTCGGCTGGGACTGATAATAAATGGTAGAACTAGTTACCAATACTTTCGTGGCGTTCCAGTATAATCGAGCGTTTCTCATCGTTCCAGAGCATCTATAGACGCCTCGTGAACAGTCTCGTCGGTCCCTCCTACGCGCGATCCGCCGATTTCTGAAACGGTCGTGAACTGAATCGCGCT includes:
- a CDS encoding DUF7344 domain-containing protein, with the protein product MSATTTTIDDEDVSAQADAENDVDEQSTLEKDELFHLLKSERRRRALRYLLDAESEPVRMRTLAEAVAAEEYDKSVDQLHTDERQRVYITLYQSHLPQLDRAGVIDYNQSRGQITTTPLIDEFEDYLETTTRTESSSSTNDSLVPALSGFGGGGMVAILLQAAGVASTFVVGVLAVAMLSALAISTR